One Streptomyces sp. RPA4-2 genomic window carries:
- a CDS encoding RNA polymerase sigma factor encodes MSASTSRTLPPEIAESVSVMALIERGKAEGQIAGDDVRRAFEADQIPATQWKNVLRSLNQILEEEGVTLMVSAAEPKRTRKSVAAKSPAKRTATKTVAAKTVTTKKATATAAPAAPAAHDPAEDASDGRVAAKKTVAKKAVAKKTVAKKTAAKKTTAKKDDVELVDDEAVEETPGKPGAEEPAEDGAQGFVLSDEDEDDAPAQQVAAAGATADPVKDYLKQIGKVPLLNAEQEVELAKRIEAGLFAEDKLANADKLAPKLKRELEIIAEDGRRAKNHLLEANLRLVVSLAKRYTGRGMLFLDLIQEGNLGLIRAVEKFDYTKGYKFSTYATWWIRQAITRAMADQARTIRIPVHMVEVINKLARVQRQMLQDLGREPTPEELAKELDMTPEKVIEVQKYGREPISLHTPLGEDGDSEFGDLIEDSEAVVPADAVSFTLLQEQLHSVLDTLSEREAGVVSMRFGLTDGQPKTLDEIGKVYGVTRERIRQIESKTMSKLRHPSRSQVLRDYLD; translated from the coding sequence GTGTCGGCCAGCACATCCCGTACGCTCCCGCCGGAGATCGCCGAGTCCGTCTCTGTCATGGCGCTCATCGAGCGGGGAAAGGCTGAGGGGCAGATCGCCGGCGATGACGTGCGTCGGGCCTTCGAAGCTGACCAGATTCCGGCCACTCAGTGGAAGAACGTACTGCGCAGCCTCAACCAGATCCTCGAGGAAGAGGGTGTGACGCTGATGGTCAGTGCCGCGGAGCCCAAGCGCACCCGAAAGAGCGTCGCAGCGAAGAGTCCGGCCAAGCGCACCGCCACCAAGACGGTCGCGGCGAAGACGGTGACCACCAAGAAGGCCACCGCCACCGCAGCTCCGGCCGCCCCTGCCGCCCACGATCCGGCCGAGGACGCGTCCGACGGCCGGGTCGCCGCGAAGAAGACGGTCGCCAAGAAGGCCGTCGCGAAGAAGACGGTCGCCAAGAAGACGGCGGCCAAGAAGACCACCGCCAAGAAGGACGACGTCGAGTTGGTCGACGACGAGGCGGTCGAGGAGACCCCGGGCAAGCCCGGTGCCGAGGAGCCCGCCGAGGACGGCGCCCAGGGCTTCGTGCTGTCCGACGAGGACGAGGACGACGCGCCGGCGCAGCAGGTCGCCGCCGCCGGTGCCACCGCGGACCCGGTCAAGGACTACCTGAAGCAGATCGGCAAGGTCCCCCTGCTCAACGCCGAGCAGGAGGTGGAGCTGGCCAAGCGCATCGAGGCGGGCCTCTTCGCCGAGGACAAGCTGGCCAACGCCGACAAGCTCGCGCCGAAGCTCAAGCGCGAGCTGGAGATCATCGCGGAGGACGGCCGTCGGGCGAAGAACCACCTCCTGGAGGCCAACCTCCGTCTGGTGGTCTCCCTGGCCAAGCGCTACACCGGCCGCGGCATGCTCTTCCTGGACCTCATCCAGGAGGGCAACCTCGGTCTGATCCGCGCGGTGGAGAAGTTCGACTACACCAAGGGCTACAAGTTCTCCACGTACGCCACCTGGTGGATCCGTCAGGCGATCACCCGTGCCATGGCCGACCAGGCCCGCACCATCCGTATCCCGGTGCACATGGTCGAGGTCATCAACAAGCTCGCGCGCGTGCAGCGCCAGATGCTCCAGGACCTGGGCCGCGAGCCCACCCCGGAGGAGCTGGCCAAGGAACTCGACATGACCCCGGAGAAGGTCATCGAGGTCCAGAAGTACGGCCGCGAGCCCATCTCGCTGCACACCCCCCTGGGTGAGGACGGCGACAGCGAGTTCGGTGACCTCATCGAGGACTCCGAGGCCGTCGTCCCGGCCGACGCGGTCAGCTTCACGCTCCTCCAGGAGCAGCTGCACTCCGTGCTCGACACCCTCTCCGAGCGCGAGGCGGGCGTCGTCTCGATGCGTTTCGGTCTCACCGACGGTCAGCCGAAGACCCTCGACGAGATCGGCAAGGTGTACGGCGTCACGCGCGAGCGGATCCGTCAGATCGAGTCCAAGACGATGTCGAAGCTGCGCCACCCGTCGCGTTCGCAGGTGCTGCGCGACTACCTCGACTAG
- a CDS encoding serine protease — protein sequence MRRPLVASLALAAAAAVIPLASPAPAATGGVIIGGQPVDIAQSPWTVALSSRDRFGGTRAGQFCGGVVIGPTLVLTAAHCMGSVVLGGPPQRVRDLKVIAGRGDLMSAKGEEIRVSKTWVNPGYDAAANAGDFAVLTLASPLPQSSVIRMAASGDAAYAPGTEAAVYGWGDTSGGGDYALTLRSVGVNVLSDAVCERAYPGNADGTYRAASMLCAGEIEGGRDACQGDSGGPLVTRGRLIGLVSWGSGCGTPGSPGVYTRVSDVVRALGSRR from the coding sequence ATGCGCCGCCCCCTTGTCGCCTCGCTGGCCCTTGCGGCCGCCGCGGCCGTGATACCGCTGGCGTCCCCCGCCCCGGCCGCGACCGGTGGCGTCATCATCGGAGGTCAACCCGTCGATATCGCCCAGAGCCCGTGGACCGTGGCGCTGTCGAGTCGTGACCGGTTCGGGGGAACGCGGGCCGGACAGTTCTGCGGCGGTGTGGTGATCGGCCCGACGCTCGTACTGACCGCGGCCCACTGCATGGGGTCGGTCGTGCTCGGAGGGCCACCTCAGCGAGTCCGCGACCTGAAGGTCATCGCGGGCCGGGGGGACCTGATGTCCGCCAAGGGTGAGGAGATCCGGGTCAGCAAGACGTGGGTCAACCCGGGCTACGACGCCGCCGCGAACGCCGGGGACTTCGCGGTGCTCACGCTCGCCTCCCCGCTGCCCCAGAGCTCGGTCATCAGGATGGCGGCCTCCGGGGACGCCGCCTACGCGCCCGGTACGGAAGCCGCGGTCTACGGCTGGGGCGACACGTCGGGCGGCGGCGACTACGCGCTCACCCTGCGGTCCGTGGGCGTGAATGTGCTGTCCGACGCGGTCTGCGAGAGAGCCTATCCGGGAAACGCGGACGGCACCTACAGGGCCGCCTCCATGCTGTGCGCCGGCGAGATCGAGGGCGGGCGGGACGCCTGCCAGGGTGACAGCGGAGGGCCGCTGGTCACTCGGGGCCGGCTGATCGGTCTCGTGTCGTGGGGCAGCGGCTGCGGGACCCCGGGGAGCCCCGGGGTCTATACGCGCGTCTCAGACGTCGTCAGGGCGCTCGGCTCGCGCCGCTGA